The Maritimibacter sp. DP1N21-5 sequence TAAAGATCGCGCGCCGGAATGCCCGACGCCCGTGCGAGCCCGACATAAAGCGCGTTGAGGTCGGCGCATTTGCCGGTGAGGTCGCCGGTCTGGAGCATCGAGGCGATATCGCCAAGCCCACAGCCCCTCACTTCGGGGTCGCGTTCGGTCTGTTCGACGACCCATTCGTAAATGCGCCGGGCCTTCTCGAAATCGTCCTTCGCGCCTTCGGTGATCGCCGCCGCGGTCTCTGCCACGATCCCGTCGGTGGGCAGAAGCTCCGTCGCCGCGGTGAAGGTGGCGCGCGCTTCGTTTGACAACGAAGGTTTGCCCCTCGGCGTGAGAAGGTCCACGGACCGGTTCTGGGTCGCCACGGTCGAGGTCACGGTCAGGACGGCGGGTTCGGAGTCAGCGGCCCAGACCGCGTGCACCATCCTGGCGCCGCTATCCGGATCGGTGGCAAGGGCGACCTCGTCCGTGTTGGCCTCCCACGTGGTCTCGCCCGGCTTCGACCAGAGCTCCTCGTCCATCGATGGCACCGGCACCCAGGCCTGAGCGGCCTGACCATCGCGGGGAAGCTCGATCCGTGTCACCAGCTCGAAGGTCCGCCAGCCTGCGGGCCGCGGCGCATAAAGCGCGAGCGCGAGGCGTGGGGCGGTCAGCAGAGCGAGTATCGCCGCACCGGATGAGAGAACTGTGCGTCTGTTCATGTCCTAGCCTTTTCGCCAAAGTTGAACCGTGGTCCGTTTGTCGCGGTCATAGGAAAAGGCGGGGCCAAGGGCAAGCGGCGCGGGGGTTACAGACGTCACGCCCCCGCGAGGTTCAGTTACCGCATTCCGGGGGGATCGCCTTGCGGCACCCGCGCGCGTCGAACCCCATGACGAAACCGTCCGGCCCCTGCATCCAGGGCGTCTGGGCCTTGGGCACGATGCGCAGATAGCTGTCGGCGCCACCGCAACTCGTCACCTCGCGCACATCCCAGCCGCGGCCCATGGCGGCGTCTACCACTGAATCCCGCGCGAGGCAGGAGGATTGCGAGGCATCGGCATAGAACCCCGAGAGCGACTGGTAATAGTCGAGCCGCAACTGTGCGCGTTCCTCGTCAAGCCAGCTCTTGGCGCCGACCAGCGCGATCGCCCCGGTCGCGCCAAGGCCCAGGACCCGCCTAGCGAGCGAGAACGGGTTCAGCACGGTTCATGCGGTCGCCGACCGCTTCGCGCCAGTGCTTGCGGCACAGGCTCACGTAGGATTCGTTGCCGCCGATCTGGACCTGATCGCCGGCGGTCAGCACATGGCCCTCGGCATCCTGCCGGACGACCATCGTGGCCTTCTTGCCGCAATGACAGATCGTGCGCGCCTCGCGCATCTCGTCGGCGAGGGCCAGCAGCGTGGCGGAGCCGGGAAAGAGATTTCCCTGGAAGTCCACCCGCAGCCCATAGGCCATGACCGGCACGCGAAGGTCATCCACCGCCCGGGCCAGTTGCCAGACCTGGTCGGGTGACAGGAACTGCGCCTCGTCAATGAAGATGCAGGCCACGGGCCCCTCTGCGAGCCGCGTTTCGATCTTGGCGAACATGTCCTCGCCGGGGGCGAAAGTATCGGCTGCGGCATGGATGCCGATGCGCGACCCGATGACACCGTCGCCCGCGCGGTTGTCGAACTGCGCGGTGATGAGGTAGGTCTCCATCCCGCGTTCGCGGTAGTTGTGCGATGCCTGCAGAAGCAGTGTCGACTTGCCCGCGTTCATGGTGGAGTAATGGAAGTAGAGCTTGGCCATGCTCCGGGTTACCCCGCTCCCCACGGGCGATCAAGACACGCCGGGACGTGTGCTCTACCAGCCGTCGTGAAGGTGATCGAAAAGCGCCTTGTTCGGGCAGAGTTTCGGGGCTTCCTGTGCGCCGCCTGCGTGATCCTCCAGCCACAGCTCGCAGCCTTCGGCATCGGCGCAGCTGTCGCAGCGCCCGGCGGCACGCTCCAGTTGGCGGCGCGACACGAGATGCGCCTCACGTTCGACTTCGAGATCGAGCCCCAGAGTGTCGGCCATGCGGCGCATGAGTGCGGGGGTGCCGGTGCGGTCGGTCATGTCCTTCATCGTCCCTCTCCAGTGGTCGCACGCGGGAAACACGCGCCTGTCATCGGCGATCATCGGAAGGTGATCGGGAACGCGCCTTGATATGGCTCAAATGGCTCTGGCCTTTTCCGGCGGGGAGCGTAGGCTGGCCCCATGTTTACCATCGAACACGACTTCGACGCGACCGTTGTGACCCTCGTGGACGAGGGCGACGAAGGGGCGAGCTTTCTTCAGGAAGACGTGACCATCAACGCCTTCGACGATTGCATCACCATCGAACAGCTCAATCCGCAAACCGATCAGGTGCAGGTCATCACCCTTTCCATAGCCCAGGTGCAGGACCTCGCGGCGGCGCTCGACCTGCCCGAAGGCATCTACCGCCTGTCGCGGGTGGAGGATGCGCCGAACTGAACCGGGATCGGCCCGGGCTGCACCTGTCTGCCGCGGGCCCGCCTACGGAAACCAAGTGCGCCTCGCACCCGTGATTGCGTCCATGAACGATATCCTGAACCTCGTGGGGCGCTTGTTGCTCGCGTTCCTGTTCCTTGGCGGTTTCGCACAGAAGCTGGCTGACCCGGCCCCCGTGATTGCGATGATCGAAGGGATCGGCCTGCCCGGTGCGCTCGTCTGGCCCGTCACGGTGTTCAATCTCGTCGCGGCACTCGGGCTTCTGCTTGGCCCAGGTGACAGGGGCGTGCGGCTCTGGGCGCTGGTCCTCGCAGGTTACTGCCTGTTCACGAGCTACTTCCACTGGCAGCTTCGCGCGGACCCCTGGCAGGTGACGATCATGGTCAAGAACTGGGCCATCGCGGGCGGGCTTTTCGTGCTGGCCGGGTCCGGCCCGGGGCGGTTCTGCTGGGGTGGACCTGTGACCGCGCGCGCGCGTTAGTCGAGCCCCATGTCGCCCAGCATGTGGCGCCCCCGCGCATCCTCGACCTCGATCACCCAGAGGTCGGGGTCGAAACTGCGCTGCTTGCGGATGCTCTCATCGACCATGGGTTCGTCGCCCGATGTCAGCTCCATCCAGCGTCTTTCGCCGGTGATGAGGTCCACCGACCGCTGAAAGGCCGTGGCCTTGCCGTCCATGGTCGCGAGTTTGACGAGCACCGCGCCCGCCGTGGCATCGCCCCGCGCCACGATATAGACCGATATGCCTTCGGCCTGCAGCCGGGCGAGATAGGCCGAGACCCAAAGGCCAGTGGCCAGCCTGCTCACTGATTTCCGTCTTTGAAGTTGAGACCCATCTCGGAGTAACGCTCGGCTTCTTCGAGCCAGTTCGGGCGCACCTTCACCTGCAGGAAGAGGTGGATCTTGCGGCCCAGAAATTCCTCGAGCTCGGCGCGCGCCGCCTGCGACACGGCCTTGATCGTCTCGCCCTTCTTGCCCAGCACGATCCCCTTGTGGCCATCGCGGGCAACATAGACGATCTGGTCGATCCGGGCGGAGCCGTCCTTGCGCTCCTCCCACATCTCGGTCTCGACGGTGAGCTGGTAGGGCAGCTCCTGATGGAGCCGGAGCGTCAGCTTTTCCCGCGTCATCTCGGCGGCGATCATCCGCAGCGGCAGATCGGCGATCTGGTCCTCCGGGTAAAGCCACGGGCTTTCCGGCATCATGCCCGCGAGCCATTCCTTCAGGTCCTGAACGCCATAGCCCTTCTCCGCCGAGATCATGAAGGTCTTCACGAAGGGAAAGCCCGCGTTCATGTCCTGCGTCAGTTGGAGCAGCACGTCGGATTTCACCATGTCGATCTTGTTGATCGCCAGGGCGACTGGGCGCTTTCCTGCGACATCGGGCAGGTTCTGAAGGATGTTCTTCACCCCCTCGGTGATCCCGCGATGCGCCTCGATCAGAAGCACGATCACATCGGCATCCGCGACCCCGCCCCAGGCGGCAGCCACCATCGCGCGGTCGAGACGACGCTTCGGCGCGAATAGGCCGGGGGTGTCCACCAGCACGACCTGGCTCTCGCCTTCGATCGCCACGCCACGGATGCGGGCGCGCGTGGTCTGCACCTTGTGGGTCACGATGGACACTTTCGCCCCGACGAGCGTATTCGTCAGGGTCGATTTGCCCGCGTTGGGCTCGCCGATGAGGGCTGCAAATCCGGAACGTGTGGTCATTGGCAGGCCTTAGCTCATTGCCGGGCAAGGCGCTAGGGGTTTGCGTGTCCAGCCGCATAGGCGGCGCAGAAGATGTCGGCGCAGTCTGCCGCGTGCCTGGCCTGTTCGTCCGGGGGAAGGAACGATCCGTCGCCCAGAAGCATCGCGCGGCTGGTCGGTCCGCCCATGACGAGCCAGTTGAAGTGCTCGGCCGCACGGTCGATGTCGCAGGGGCGAAGCTCACCGCGCCCCGCAAAGACGTTGAGGATGTCGCGGATCCGGTCGATCGACCCCTGCGGCCCGTTGGAAAAGAGGCTCGCCGCAAGGTCGGGAAAACGCGCCTGTTCCCCGATCACGAGTCGCCGGAGCCCCATCAGCCTGGGTGTCAGCACCACCGCAAGGTCCGCGCGCGCGAAATCGGTGAGCGTGTCGCGCAGGTCGTCGCCCGGGCCGGGAAGCGGCAACCTGTGCCGGACAGCCGCCGTCGCGCCGCCGACGAGGTGGTCGATCATCGCGAGAAACAGCGCCTCCTTATTGGCGAAGTGCGCGTAGACAGTCTGTTTCGAAACGCCGGCCGTCTCGGTTATCGCATCCATCGACGTCCCGACATACCCTTGAGACAGGAACAATGCCTCGGCAGCGGCGAGAATCTTCTGCTGGCTCTTGGTACGGCGTGTTCCGGTCATGATATGTTTCTATGCGGGGGGCGTTGAGAAATCAAACTAGACGGTCTAGTTTGATTAGCGACTCGGGAGGGTCATGATGGAAACGACCGCCACCTGCCATTGCGGCAAGACCGCCATCGCACTCATCGGGGTGCCGATCATGTCGAATGCCTGCTGTTGCACCTCCTGCCAGACCGCGAACCACCGGTTCGAAACCATGCCGGGCGCGGGGAAGGTCGTGCATGACTCCGGGGCGACGCCCTATACGCTCATGCGCAAGGACCGGGTGCGGCTCTTGCGGGGCAGGGAATATCTCGAGCCTTACAGGCTCACGCCGAACACCAAGACGCGGCGTGTCCTTGCCACCTGCTGCAATGCGCCGATGTATCTGGATTTCAAGGGCGGACACTGGATCTCGGTCTACACCGACCGGATCCCGGAAGCGGATCGCCTGCCCGTCGAAGTCTATACGATGGCGGGTGACCTCGCGGATCCCAGCGGGCTCGCGGTGGGTATTCCGGCGCCCAGAACCCATACGCTCAAGTTCATGGTGCAGCTCATGAGCGCTTGGGTCGCGATGGGATTCCGGGTGCCCAAACTGGGTTGGGTAAAGGACTAGGACATGGTCGACGACAAGATCGAAGTGCGCAACATCAACTCGCCGGACCACATCACGCGTGTGGACCGGGCGAAATACGAGGACATGAAGCAGGCGCTTCTGGCCGTCCTGCCAGAAGAGGCGCCGGGCATGAAGGTACCGGAGGCGAAGGAGGCCTTGCTCCCGAAACTTGACCAGAGCCTCTTTCCCGGAGGTGACAAGGCGGGCTGGTGGCTCAAATGCGTTCAGCTCGACCTCGAGTTCAAGGGCGTCATCGCGCGGGCCGAAAAGCCGCCCGTCAGGCTCCGCCGGATCTAGCGAAGGTTCGGCGGGCCGGACTGCCCCTGCCGTTCCTGCACGCTCTCGAGCCCCCAGCGCAGACCTTGCCCGATGCGCTCGGCCAGCGCCGACATGCTCGCCGCTTTCTCGGGCGGAAGGACGTCACGGGCGGTTTCGTGGAAGACCTCGAGCCAGAGCGGGAAGTGCTCCGGCATCACCTCGCCGTTGGTCACATGCGCCTGCATCGGCGAGCCGCGATAGTCGCGGTCCATAAGGATGGCGTTGCGCCAGAAGCTCGCGATTTTTTCCTCATGCACCTTCCACTCCGGCCCGTTTTCGGGCGCGATCGCGCGGGCGAAAATCGGGCCCAGCACCTTGTGTTTACGGATGCGGGCATAGAAGGCCGTCATGAGGCGGTCGATGTCTTCGCGCTCCATGGGGAAGCGCTGGAGGGGCGATTGGTCGGTCATGGCGCCCTTATGCCCCTTCTTCCTTGCGCGGGGAAAGGGGGCGCGGTGCCGCAGCCCGGCCCGAGCGGATCAATGTGTATAGCCCTGACCCGACAATGAGCGCGGCCCCCGCGAAGGTGAGCGCATCGACCCGTTCCCCGAACGCGAGATAGGCGACGACGAGCGCGACGAGCAGCCGGGAATAGCGAAAGGGCGCGACCACCGACACCTCGCCCGTGCGCATGGCGGTGGTGAGCGCGTTGTAGGCGAAGGTGCCGACGAGCCCCGCCCCGGCCACGGCGGCCCATCCGATGGCCGTGCCCGTCGGCGGGCGCGGATCGAAGGCCCAGATGACGAGCCCCGCCAGCGTCACGACGATGAAACCAAGTGTTCCCAGCTGGCGGCCCGAGACATGCGGCGGTGCGGCACGGGTGGCCAGATCGCGCCCTGCGAAGCCGAGCATGCCCAGAACCGGCAGGATCACCAGCGGGTCGAAGTGTCCGGGCGTCGGGCGCAGGATCAGGATGACCCCAAGGAAACCCACCAGCATGGCGGTCCAGCGGCGCGGGCCGACCTTTTCGCCGAAAAGAACCGCGGCACCCAGCGTCACGACGAGGGGCGTGGCCTGCAGGATCACCGAAGTGAGCGAGAGCGAGACGAGGGCCAGGGAGAGGGTGAAGAACAGCCGCCCGACCAGCTCGATCCCCGATCGGATCAGAAGCCCGCGGGACAGGAACTCGCGCGGGAACACCCTTTCCCCGGCGATGAGCGACAGCGTCGCGCAAAGCGTGGCGGCGAGGATGCCGAAAACGGTGAACGCAAGGCCGCGGGGAATCGCCTCGAAGGCCGACTTGAGCAGCGCGTCCTCCGCCGCAAAGGCGCACATGGCCGCGACCATGAAGAGGGAGCCTTTGAGATTGGGTGTCATGGGTCCTCGCGCGGTGGTGCCGCACAGGAATGGCCCATGGTGGTCCTGGTCGCAAGCGCTGTCAGATTGTGCGCTCGCGCGCAAAGGGTTCGCCCGGCCCCGCCTTCGGCGTGGTCCGGGCGGTGGGTGCCTCTGTGCCTGTTGGGGAGTTTGCGCGGCGGGGAGAGCATGGAAGTGGTGGGAATGAGTGTTTGTGGAAAGATGAAAGGGCTTTGTCGATCAAGGCGCGAGAGTCATCATTTGTTAAGAGATTGTGATTCTTTTTATGGACCGGCCTTTGGAACTCGTCGTTTTTCTCCTCATTTCAGTGTTTGCTTATGTCTTCTTTGTCCCCGGCCGGCGCCGTCGGAAGCGTCCCAAAGGGCGCTACCGGCCCGTCGAGCGCCGTCGCCCGTCGTCTCCGCCGACGCAGACACAGACGACCAAGCTAGTCGTCCGTCGCCGCTATGAACGCACGACGGTCATTCGCAAGACACTCCCCGCCGATCCCGAGCGTCCCACAGTGCCCGCCAGGATCGTGGGGCCCGCCTATGTCGTCGATGGAGACACCATCGTCATCAACAAGACCAGCATCCGGCTCTTCGGCATCGACGCACCTGAGATGGACCACCCCTACGGGATCAAGGCCAAGTGGGCGATGGTGCATCTGTGCAAGGGACAGGTGGTCACCGCGGTTCCGGTTCTGGGCGCGTTTTCCTACGAACGTTGCGTGGCGCGGTGTTACCTGCCGGATGGACGCGACCTGTCCGCGGAACTGGTGAAACAGGGGCTCGCGATCGACTGGCCGAAGTTTTCGGGCGGAGAATACCGGCATCTCGAGGTCGAGGGGGTGCGCAAGAAACTCTGGCGGGCGCATAACCGGCAGGTGGGCGGGCCGATCCCGCCCCTGCGGCCCCGCGAAGGGGCGGTGGTGAAGAAGCTCTAGCCGCCCAGTTTCGACAGCAGGGTCTTCGCGGCGTCCTGTTCGGCCCCCCGTTTGGACTTGGCGGTGGCCGATGCCGACCGGCCGTTCTGCAGCGTCACCTCGATGGTGAACTCGGGCGCGTGGTCCGGTCCGGAGCGCGCCGTTTCGGTATAGCTGGGCGGCGGCATCTTGCGGGCCTGCGCCCATTCCTGAAGCGCGGTCTTCGGATCGCGGGCGTCTTCCTCGACCGTCTGGATACGCTCGCCCCAAAGGGTAAGGATCACCGCCTGCGCCGCCATGAGACCCCCGTCGAGAAAGACCGCGGCGATCACCGCTTCCATCGCGTCGCCCAGGAGCGCCTCCTTGCGACGGCCCCCGGACATCTGTTCGGAGCGACCGAGTTTCAGGACGGCGCCCAGATCCACCTGTCGGGCCACGTCGGCGCAGGTTTCCTTGCGCACCAGCGCGTTGAAGCGGGGGGCCAGGAGGCCCTCGCTGGCGCCCTTGTCGGCAGCCAGCAGCGCCTCGGCCATGACGAGGCCCAGCACTCGGTCGCCCAGAAACTCGAGCCGCTGATTGTCGGGGCGGGTCTGCGAGGACATCGAGCCATGGGTCAACGCGCGGATCAGAAGCTCGGGCCGGTCGAAATCGTGCCCGAGGCGTTTCGAGAAAGCCTGAAGGTCTGCCGAAAGTTTCATGCGCGTTGTTCCCTTAGCCGTCTCGACCGGAAGGAAGGCGCGGGGCGACGGCGCGCCCCGCCCAGCCTCAGTCGACCTTCTTGAAGAAGCGGTCGCCGCGCCAGTCCCAGAAGAAGAGGAGCCGCTTGCCGGCGGAGGAGAAGATCACCCGGTCGACGCGGCCAAGAAGGTATTCCTCGGAGACGAAGCCAACGCCGTTCGCGCGCTGGCTGACGCGGCTGTCGGTCGAGTTGTCGCGGTTGTCGCCCATGAAGAAATAATGGCCTTCCGGGACGGTGAAGACATTGGTGTTGTCCAGCCGCCCGTTGCCCGCGTTCAGGATCGAATGGCTCACCCCATTGGGGAGCGTCTCGACGAATTTCTCCTTCACGCAGGTGCCGCCCTGTCCGACCGCGCCGTTGATGCAGATCGGGAGCGTGCCGAAGCGGCCCTGGCTTTGGTAGATTTCCTCATAGGTGCCGTCGGGGACCTGTGTCGCCTCTTCCCCGTTGATGGAGAGGACGCCGTCGGTCACCTGGATCTTGTCACCCGGCTTGCCGATGAGGCGCTTGACGTAATCGGTGCCGAGTGTCGGGTGGCGGAAGACGACGACGTCGCCGACCTCCGGTTCGGAGCCGAGAATCCGGCCCGAGATCGGGCACATGGCGAAGGGACAGGAATACTGGGAATAGCCATAGGCCATCTTGTTGACGAAGAGGAAATCGCCGATGAGCAGCGTGTCCTTCATCGAACCGGTGGGAATCCAGAAGGGCTGGAAGAACAGCGTGCGGAAGACGCCTGCGATGATGAGTGCCCAGAAGACGGTTTTGACCGTCTCCATGATGCCTTCTTTTTTCTCGGCCATGTCTGCCCCGTTTGCTCCTGCTCGTTTGCCTTCGCGGTATGAAACCGGGGCAGGGCCAAGTCAAGTTACGGCTAGGCGATGGGGCGGGCCTCGATCAGCACGAAAGCCTGCGCCCAGGGGTGATCGTCGGTCAGGGTGACGTGGACGATGGCCTCGTGACCGGGCGGGGTCATGGAAGCCAGCCGTTCAGCGGCCCAGCCAGTCAGGTGCATGACGGGCTGGCCCGTGCGCAGGTTCGAGACCGCCATGTCCTTCCAGGATATCCCCATGCGTAGCCCGGTGCCGAGCGCCTTGGAACAGGCCTCTTTCGCGGCCCAGCGTTTGGCATAGGTGCCCGGCGTATCGGCACGGCGTTCGGCCTTGGCCTGCTCGATCTCGGTGAAGACACGGTTGCGGAAGCGGTCACCATGCCGTTCCAGCACGCCCGCGATCCGGTCGATATTGGCAAGATCGGTGCCGATGCCGAGGATCATGGCGCCCGCCGGGTCAGGCCGACTGCGGCGCGAGACGCAGGCCCAGCCGGTTGAAGCCGAACTGGATCACGATGAGCCCCACGGCCATGAGAGCGATCTGCGACGGCTCTCCGGCCATGGACATGAGCCGGCCCTGCATCGCGGCATTGACGAGGCCGGCGACAAGCAGGTTCACCCCCAATGCGACCGCTGTCATCCGGGCCGCGCCGAACAGGGCGGTCTGGCCGGTGGGTCGACCGCCCTTTGTTCGGGCATAGGCGTTGCCTTCCACGACCGAGGCGAGCAGCGGCGGCAGGGCGGCGGCGAAGCCGAGCGCGCTGGGCAGGCCGAGCATCGGGGGCGCGAGCGCGAGGATCACGGTCAGAAGGGCATAGATGCCGGCATAACGCGCGAAGTTGATCTGCATGTCTCGCCCTTTCCCTCTGTCGGCGAGACCCTAATCGGGGGGCGCGGGCTTGGCAATGCGGGGGAGGGGGAGACCTTCACCGCCGACGCGCGGTGGGTCACTCGGTGCGAAGGTCGAGCCGAGGCGTGATCGCGCCGGTTGCCTGATTGAGCGAGAACCTGAGGAGCGCGGCGGTGGTGCCTTCGCCTGTCGCCACGCGGGCGGGGATCGTGAACATGAGCCCGACCGCAGGATCATAGGCCGCTTCGAGCGCCGGGAAATCGAGCGCGGCGAAACCGAGGGTCTCTTCCCATGTGATCACCTTGCACTGGCGAAAACCCAGTTCGTCATGGGGTGGCGACAGCACGAGCAGGTGAAAGCCGCCCATCGCGGGCTCGATGGTGTCGAGCTTGGCGATCCGCACAGCGCCGTTCGAGAAGAGCGCGGCATTCTCGCTCCAGGGCTCGGCGATGTTGTCGGCCCGCGCCTGCCAGTCACAGTCGACCACGTCCTGAGCGGAGGCGGCGAGCGGAAAAAGGGCGAGGAGGGTGGCGAAGATGGGGCGCATGGGGACTCCGGGGCGGTTGCCGGGGGAGATTGGCCTATTCGCCCGGCAAATCCAAGTTCGTCGCGATTTCGCCGCTGCCCGCGTTGAGCGAGAAGGACAGCGTCGCCGGGCCGGTCGTCTCATCCGCCGCGCGCCAGATCGTGACCGGCAGAGAAAAGAGCAGCCCGGTGTCCGGATCGAAGGCCGCGTCATGGGCGGCCAGGTCCATGTTCGCATAACCCCAGTCCTCGGCGCCCGAGATGACCTTGCACTGGCGCGTGCCGTCATCGTTGTAAGGCGGCGACAGGATCAGGAGCCGGAACGGAACCGGCGCGGGGTCTCGAGTGTCGAGCAGCACCACGCGGATGTCGCCCTCGGGAAAGGCGCGGGTGGCACTGTCCCAAGGTTCGGCGATCAGGCGCAGGTCGACCTCTTGCGCGCAGTCGGTGACGGTCTGGGCGAGGGCGGGCGCGGTCAGGAGGGCGAGGGCGGCGGCCAGGCGGATCATGTGGCCCTCACGAGCAGGACCGAGACGGCGGCGAAGCCGAAGAGACCGGCAAAGGCGCCCTCGAACCAGCGGCGCGCCGAGAGGTAAAGCCCCGCGATCCGGGGCGACGAGAAAATGAACGCATAGGTGAAGACGACGAGGCTTGAGACCGTCATGCAGCCAAAGCCGACCTCGATGATATCTGTCACGGGAGCGGTGGGCGACAGGACCACGGCATAGAGCGAGCCCCAGAAGAACACTGCTTTGGGATTGGTGAGGTGGACGAGCGCGCCCTTGCGCCAGCCGCGCGCGAAGCGGATCGGCTCGGTCGCTGGCTGGAGCGCCTTCGCCCCGGGGCGAAGCGCGTTGCGGGCGGACTTGACCGCGAGGAACAGGAGATAGGCCGCGCCCGCATAGCGCAGGATCTCGATCGACCAAGCGTTGGCCATCATGACGGCGCCGAGGCCCAGGCCCGCCGAGATCGCCCAGAACGCCGAGCCGCACATGATGCCGAGCGCCACGCCAAGGGCCGCCCGGCGGCCGGCACCTAGGGCCGTCGAGATGAGCGTCAGGATCGCGGGGCCGGGCGAGGCCACGCCCACCGCCCAGACGACGAGGATGGGGGCAAGTTCGGTCAGCGTCACCGGCGCGCTCCGTCTTGAGCCTCGGCCCGCGCCTCGTCCATCAGGCGGCGCATTTCGCGGATGCTTTCCGGAAGTCCCCGGAAGATCGCCTCGCCGATCAGAAAATGCCCGATGTTCAGCTCCATGACCTCGGGAAAGGCCGCGACCGGTTTGACGGTGTCA is a genomic window containing:
- a CDS encoding GFA family protein, translating into MMETTATCHCGKTAIALIGVPIMSNACCCTSCQTANHRFETMPGAGKVVHDSGATPYTLMRKDRVRLLRGREYLEPYRLTPNTKTRRVLATCCNAPMYLDFKGGHWISVYTDRIPEADRLPVEVYTMAGDLADPSGLAVGIPAPRTHTLKFMVQLMSAWVAMGFRVPKLGWVKD
- a CDS encoding DoxX family membrane protein; this encodes MNDILNLVGRLLLAFLFLGGFAQKLADPAPVIAMIEGIGLPGALVWPVTVFNLVAALGLLLGPGDRGVRLWALVLAGYCLFTSYFHWQLRADPWQVTIMVKNWAIAGGLFVLAGSGPGRFCWGGPVTARAR
- a CDS encoding group III truncated hemoglobin, which gives rise to MTDQSPLQRFPMEREDIDRLMTAFYARIRKHKVLGPIFARAIAPENGPEWKVHEEKIASFWRNAILMDRDYRGSPMQAHVTNGEVMPEHFPLWLEVFHETARDVLPPEKAASMSALAERIGQGLRWGLESVQERQGQSGPPNLR
- a CDS encoding transglutaminase-like domain-containing protein, with protein sequence MNRRTVLSSGAAILALLTAPRLALALYAPRPAGWRTFELVTRIELPRDGQAAQAWVPVPSMDEELWSKPGETTWEANTDEVALATDPDSGARMVHAVWAADSEPAVLTVTSTVATQNRSVDLLTPRGKPSLSNEARATFTAATELLPTDGIVAETAAAITEGAKDDFEKARRIYEWVVEQTERDPEVRGCGLGDIASMLQTGDLTGKCADLNALYVGLARASGIPARDLYGIRVAPSAFGYKSLGTGSEVITKSQHCRAEVFLEGFGWVPTDPADVRKVVLEEPPNTLTLASREVEDVRAALFGSSEGNWIAFNDAHDVALPGKEEEVLPFLMYPAAEVGGEMRDELDPDAFTYSITVREVTA
- the era gene encoding GTPase Era; amino-acid sequence: MTTRSGFAALIGEPNAGKSTLTNTLVGAKVSIVTHKVQTTRARIRGVAIEGESQVVLVDTPGLFAPKRRLDRAMVAAAWGGVADADVIVLLIEAHRGITEGVKNILQNLPDVAGKRPVALAINKIDMVKSDVLLQLTQDMNAGFPFVKTFMISAEKGYGVQDLKEWLAGMMPESPWLYPEDQIADLPLRMIAAEMTREKLTLRLHQELPYQLTVETEMWEERKDGSARIDQIVYVARDGHKGIVLGKKGETIKAVSQAARAELEEFLGRKIHLFLQVKVRPNWLEEAERYSEMGLNFKDGNQ
- a CDS encoding DUF1491 family protein, whose product is MSRLATGLWVSAYLARLQAEGISVYIVARGDATAGAVLVKLATMDGKATAFQRSVDLITGERRWMELTSGDEPMVDESIRKQRSFDPDLWVIEVEDARGRHMLGDMGLD
- a CDS encoding thymidine kinase — encoded protein: MAKLYFHYSTMNAGKSTLLLQASHNYRERGMETYLITAQFDNRAGDGVIGSRIGIHAAADTFAPGEDMFAKIETRLAEGPVACIFIDEAQFLSPDQVWQLARAVDDLRVPVMAYGLRVDFQGNLFPGSATLLALADEMREARTICHCGKKATMVVRQDAEGHVLTAGDQVQIGGNESYVSLCRKHWREAVGDRMNRAEPVLAR
- the rnc gene encoding ribonuclease III yields the protein MKLSADLQAFSKRLGHDFDRPELLIRALTHGSMSSQTRPDNQRLEFLGDRVLGLVMAEALLAADKGASEGLLAPRFNALVRKETCADVARQVDLGAVLKLGRSEQMSGGRRKEALLGDAMEAVIAAVFLDGGLMAAQAVILTLWGERIQTVEEDARDPKTALQEWAQARKMPPPSYTETARSGPDHAPEFTIEVTLQNGRSASATAKSKRGAEQDAAKTLLSKLGG
- a CDS encoding TetR/AcrR family transcriptional regulator; protein product: MTGTRRTKSQQKILAAAEALFLSQGYVGTSMDAITETAGVSKQTVYAHFANKEALFLAMIDHLVGGATAAVRHRLPLPGPGDDLRDTLTDFARADLAVVLTPRLMGLRRLVIGEQARFPDLAASLFSNGPQGSIDRIRDILNVFAGRGELRPCDIDRAAEHFNWLVMGGPTSRAMLLGDGSFLPPDEQARHAADCADIFCAAYAAGHANP
- a CDS encoding DMT family transporter; the protein is MTPNLKGSLFMVAAMCAFAAEDALLKSAFEAIPRGLAFTVFGILAATLCATLSLIAGERVFPREFLSRGLLIRSGIELVGRLFFTLSLALVSLSLTSVILQATPLVVTLGAAVLFGEKVGPRRWTAMLVGFLGVILILRPTPGHFDPLVILPVLGMLGFAGRDLATRAAPPHVSGRQLGTLGFIVVTLAGLVIWAFDPRPPTGTAIGWAAVAGAGLVGTFAYNALTTAMRTGEVSVVAPFRYSRLLVALVVAYLAFGERVDALTFAGAALIVGSGLYTLIRSGRAAAPRPLSPRKEEGA
- a CDS encoding DUF6455 family protein, which translates into the protein MKDMTDRTGTPALMRRMADTLGLDLEVEREAHLVSRRQLERAAGRCDSCADAEGCELWLEDHAGGAQEAPKLCPNKALFDHLHDGW
- the lepB gene encoding signal peptidase I produces the protein MAEKKEGIMETVKTVFWALIIAGVFRTLFFQPFWIPTGSMKDTLLIGDFLFVNKMAYGYSQYSCPFAMCPISGRILGSEPEVGDVVVFRHPTLGTDYVKRLIGKPGDKIQVTDGVLSINGEEATQVPDGTYEEIYQSQGRFGTLPICINGAVGQGGTCVKEKFVETLPNGVSHSILNAGNGRLDNTNVFTVPEGHYFFMGDNRDNSTDSRVSQRANGVGFVSEEYLLGRVDRVIFSSAGKRLLFFWDWRGDRFFKKVD
- the acpS gene encoding holo-ACP synthase; this translates as MILGIGTDLANIDRIAGVLERHGDRFRNRVFTEIEQAKAERRADTPGTYAKRWAAKEACSKALGTGLRMGISWKDMAVSNLRTGQPVMHLTGWAAERLASMTPPGHEAIVHVTLTDDHPWAQAFVLIEARPIA
- a CDS encoding thermonuclease family protein, which produces MELVVFLLISVFAYVFFVPGRRRRKRPKGRYRPVERRRPSSPPTQTQTTKLVVRRRYERTTVIRKTLPADPERPTVPARIVGPAYVVDGDTIVINKTSIRLFGIDAPEMDHPYGIKAKWAMVHLCKGQVVTAVPVLGAFSYERCVARCYLPDGRDLSAELVKQGLAIDWPKFSGGEYRHLEVEGVRKKLWRAHNRQVGGPIPPLRPREGAVVKKL